One region of Culex pipiens pallens isolate TS chromosome 2, TS_CPP_V2, whole genome shotgun sequence genomic DNA includes:
- the LOC120423130 gene encoding exocyst complex component 3, with protein MDLKQIDEEARQAAIKEIKNMFQRPGQLEKVEQYRHRVYRKKVSIEAMLKTCMQNQTDDVKVGVTKLLAATEDIKEVDEQSKAAIAQLTNVPAIYDALEAVRDENAKHSQYMTAMENLKHIFTVQSSVAKTMQWIEEDKLLHAHQCLSDLENSRDDLLFELHKLPKQNAHDKITLKRYFEKVETVSATLEKKIRLILQRTLNTVRKEPTVIVTALRIIEREEKADAFALQQQKQSGFIPPGRPKEWRKKALEVLNESVVQRIEGSKLEERADNKLWLVRDLELTRQFVLEDLRVVKSLCVPCFPPHFNILKEYVSMYHNALSKYLEELIQMGLEGNEFVTILSWIMNTYPGRELMQHPDLLIDLADVGPLVSVQVLKEMETAYLRTMERNYQDWMTKTLETEKADWINGVPADSADQYYHTSAPVIIFQMIDQNLQVTNTIHSDLTFNALILSIQQVIKYGHNYRGAIIEYKERHFRDRSQAPFFTQHIITIVNNCAQMIELAQQMKQLYWPKSKPQHYEEFSRLLDTYQKLRDEAGLFLLEEAFLDLEVHFNDLFTVKWVGTSVSVDTICVTLEDYFQDYNHLRSTNFEYVIGEAQRMVAKRYIRAMLSKRLSKPRQECEILAKKIVKETKQIKVFFEKVAPNVSSSDSPIDVISNLASLLSCDAEMLVLDLHTLLSSYPSLTEDHVVRLFYLRSDFKATEVKEKVHDAIVSKKTTVSHDKQDSIFKEIVFSDKIIWSSK; from the exons ATGGACCTGAAACAAATCGACGAAGAGGCTCGCCAAGCGGCCATCAAGGAAATAAAAAACATGTTCCAGCGGCCGGGACAGCTGGAAAAGGTGGAACAGTATCGGCACCGTGTCTACCGGAAGAAAGTTTCGATCGAAGCGATGCTGAAGACTTGCATGCAGAACCAAACCGACGACGTAAAGGTGGGCGTAACGAAGCTGCTGGCGGCCACCGAGGACATCAAGGAGGTGGACGAGCAAAGCAAGGCGGCCATCGCCCAGCTAACGAACGTTCCGGCCATTTACGATGCGCTCGAGGCGGTCCGGGATGAGAATGCGAAACACTCGCAGTACATGACGGCGATGGAAAATTTGAAGCACATCTTTACGGTGCAGTCCAGTGTGGCCAAGACGATGCAGTGGATCGAGGAGGACAAGCTGCTGCACGCGCACCAGTGTCTGTCGGATTTGGAAAATTCACGGGATGATTTGCTGTTTGAGCTGCACAAATTACCGAAGCAAAATGCGCACGACAAGATAACGCTGAAGCGATACTTTGAGAAGGTCGAGACGGTTTCGGCGACGTTGGAGAAGAAGATTCGGTTGATACTGCAGCGCACGCTGAATACGGTGCGGAAGGAACCGACGGTGATTGTGACGGCGTTGCGGATTATTGAGCGCGAGGAGAAGGCGGACGCGTTTGCGCTGCAACAGCAGAAGCAAAGTGGTTTTATTCCGCCGGGGAGGCCGAAGGAGTGGCGCAAGAAGGCGCTGGAGGTGCTGAATGAAAGCGTGGTGCAGCGGATCGAGGGATCGAAGCTGGAGGAGCGGGCGGATAATAAGTTGTGGCTGGTGCGCGACTTGGAGCTGACGAGGCAGTTTGTGCTGGAGGATTTGCGCGTGGTCAAGTCGTTGTGCGTGCCGTGCTTTCCGCCGCATTTTAACATCTTGAAGGAGTACGTCAGCATGTACCACAATGCGCTGTCGAAATAT CTGGAAGAGCTCATCCAGATGGGTCTCGAGGGCAACGAGTTTGTCACCATTCTGTCCTGGATTATGAACACTTATCCGGGGCGGGAGCTCATGCAGCACCCGGATCTGCTGATCGATCTGGCCGACGTTGGTCCGCTTGTTAGCGTGCAGGTGCTCAAAGAGATGGAGACGGCCTATCTGCGCACGATGGAAAGAAACTACCAGGACTGGATGACGAAAACGCTGGAAACGGAAAAGGCGGACTGGATCAATGGCGTTCCGGCGGATTCGGCGGACCAGTATTACCACACTTCGGCACCGGTTATCATTTTCCAGATGATTGATCAGAATCTGCAAGTTACGAACACGATTCACTCGGATTTGACATTCAACGCGCTGATCTTGAGCATTCAGCAGGTGATCAAGTACGGTCACAACTATCGTGGCGCGATCATCGAGTACAAGGAGAGGCACTTCCGGGATCGTAGCCAGGCGCCGTTCTTTACGCAGCACATTATTACGATCGTCAATAATTGTGCCCAGATGATCGAGCTGGCGCAGCAGATGAAGCAGCTTTACTGGCCCAAGTCGAAGCCTCAGCACTACGAGGAGTTTAGCCGACTGTTGGATACTTACCAGAAGTTGCGGGATGAAGCTGGTTTGTTTCTGTTGGAGGAGGCGTTTCTGGATCTGGAGGTTCACTTCAACGACCTGTTTACGGTCAAGTGGGTTGGCACGTCGGTTTCGGTCGATACGATTTGCGTCACGCTCGAGGATTACTTCCAGGACTACAACCACCTGCGCTCGACAAACTTTGAGTACGTGATCGGCGAGGCCCAGCGCATGGTCGCCAAGCGTTACATCCGGGCAATGCTGTCGAAGCGTCTCAGCAAACCTCGGCAGGAGTGTGAAATCCTAGCGAAAAAGATCGTCAAAGAAACCAAGCAGATTAAGGTTTTCTTCGAGAAGGTGGCGCCGAATGTCTCCTCGAGTGATTCTCCGATCGATGTCATTTCCAACCTGGCCTCGTTGCTTTCGTGTGACGCCGAAATGTTGGTGCTGGATCTGCACACGCTGCTGTCGAGCTATCCGTCGCTGACGGAGGATCACGTGGTGCGGTTGTTCTACCTGAGGAGCGATTTTAAGGCCACCGAGGTTAAGGAAAAGGTGCACGACGCGATCGTTTCCAAGAAGACGACGGTGAGCCACGACAAGCAGGACAGTATCTTCAAGGAGATTGTGTTTTCGGATAAAATTATATGGTCTAGCAAGTAA
- the LOC120423143 gene encoding glutamyl-tRNA(Gln) amidotransferase subunit C-3, mitochondrial-like: protein MIGIPFHLRPPPGRTLHSLVLAKVLASTKPADLSGTQDKSTRQKINFHELKHPSKVPQRPNKSTIDGQSTPTRIPVDAQTVQLLERLSLVDLDSAEAHRTLEDAFEFVSQILSVDTDGVEPLNTVLERERLTLREDRVSDGKIQQDVMRNACVTEEENFVAPPGNIPLEQEPRK from the coding sequence ATGATTGGAATTCCGTTCCATCTACGACCACCCCCGGGACGCACCCTCCACTCGCTGGTCCTCGCAAAGGTCCTCGCCTCAACGAAGCCGGCCGATTTATCCGGGACGCAGGACAAGAGCACCCGGCAAAAGATCAATTTCCACGAGCTTAAACATCCGAGCAAGGTTCCCCAGCGTCCAAACAAATCTACGATTGACGGCCAGTCGACACCAACCCGCATCCCGGTGGACGCCCAAACGGTGCAGCTGCTGGAGCGGTTAAGCCTGGTGGATCTGGACAGCGCCGAGGCCCACCGGACGCTCGAGGACGCGTTCGAGTTTGTGTCGCAGATTCTGTCCGTGGACACCGACGGCGTAGAACCGCTGAACACGGTACTGGAGCGCGAGCGGTTGAcgctgcgcgaggaccgcgtgTCCGACGGGAAAATCCAGCAGGATGTGATGAGGAATGCATGCGTTACCGAGGAGGAGAACTTTGTGGCGCCACCGGGAAATATTCCGCTCGAGCAGGAACCAAGGAAGTGA
- the LOC120423142 gene encoding origin recognition complex subunit 5-like — translation MKDFVAQSPSRSYIVVLDNADRVRDMDHNMLPMLLRLNVCVLLVSDLPFEKYFVRTGLAPVVKLFVAEYSKKDILVIMMNDFEAVREQLRIELESYKHANLSEEEIDKHLKIVEMLTPDFYENYLNIFLNVFFKVCRDLKELQLVALECFHKYCEWVLDGTTAADDVTRLWRNISKTMKLALGTIFMRMENVNQELLRPITVDGQTSSESVEKMQTMKRLAQTLELPFYTKFLLIAAYLASHNAAKEDKRLFMKYHDKQKKRLQSVNAKAEVSKKMATQLGPKAFTIDRLLVIFYAILDEKVGLTCNLLAQILTLIHLKFLNFASSEGTIMDGSTRLQCTVGMDFIVHIG, via the exons ATGAAGGACTTTGTGGCCCAGTCGCCCTCGCGAAGCTACATCGTCGTGCTGGACAACGCCGACCGGGTGCGCGACATGGACCACAACATGCTGCCAATGTTGCTGCGACTGAACGTGTGCGTGCTGCTCGTGTCGGATTTGCCGTTTGAAAAGTACTTTGTCAGGACGGGGCTCGCGCCGGTAGTGAAGCTGTTTGTGGCCGAGTACAGCAAGAAGGACATTTTGGTGATTATGATGAACGATTTCGAGGCGGTGCGGGAGCAATTAAGGATTGAGTTGGA GTCTTACAAGCATGCCAACTTGTCGGAGGAGGAAATTGATAAGCATCTGAAGATTGTGGAGATGCTGACGCCCGATTTCTACGAAAACTACCTCAACATCTTCTTGAACGTGTTTTTCAAGGTGTGTCGCGACTTGAAGGAGCTGCAGCTGGTTGCGCTCGAGTGCTTCCACAAGTACTGCGAATGGGTGCTGGACGGGACGACTGCCGCGGACGACGTGACCCGGCTTTGGCGGAATATTTCTAAAACCATGAAACTTGCCCTCGGGACAATCTTCATGCGCATGGAGAACGTCAACCAGGAGTTGCTACGTCCCATCACCGTCGACGGCCAGACTTCTTCGGAATCCGTCGAGAAGATGCAAACGATGAAGCGGCTGGCGCAAACCCTGGAACTGCCCTTCTACACCAAGTTCCTGCTGATTGCGGCGTACCTCGCGAGTCACAACGCCGCCAAGGAGGACAAACGACTGTTTATGAAATATCACGACAAGCAAAAGAAGCGCCTCCAGTCGGTCAACGCAAAGGCCGAGGTGTCGAAGAAGATGGCCACCCAGCTGGGACCGAAGGCGTTCACCATCGACCGGCTGTTGGTAATTTTTTACGCCATTCTGGACGAGAAGGTCGGCCTGACGTGCAACTTGTTGGCGCAAATCTTAACGCTAATTCATCTCAAGTTCCTGAACTTTGCCTCCAGCGAGGGAACCATCATGGACGGCAGCACGCGACTTCAGTGCACCGTAGGAATGGACTTTATCGTGCACATCGGCTAG
- the LOC120423138 gene encoding glia maturation factor gamma translates to MSEAQICDISPEAKEEISKFRFRRNATNTALILKIDREKQLVTVDELLEDTPLEDLQEQLPSHQPRYIIYSYKMLHDDARVSYPMCFIFYTPRDSQMELCMLYAKTRMALQREADLTRYYEIRELDEMTEDWLKEKLR, encoded by the exons ATG TCGGAGGCCCAGATCTGTGACATCAGCCCGGAGGCCAAGGAGGAGATAAGCAAGTTTCGGTTCCGGCGGAATGCCACCAACACGGCCCTAATTT tGAAAATTGACCGCGAAAAGCAGCTGGTTACGGTGGACGAACTGCTCGAGGACACCCCGCTGGAGGATCTGCAGGAGCAGCTGCCGAGCCACCAGCCGCGGTACATCATCTACAGCTACAAGATGCTGCACGACGACGCGCGCGTCTCCTATCCAATGTGTTTCATCTTCTACACCCCACGGGACTCCCAGATGGAGCTGTGCATGCTGTACGCCAAAACGCGGATGGCGCTGCAACGCGAGGCCGACCTCACGCGCTACTACGAGATTCGCGAGCTGGACGAAATGACCGAGGACTGGCTGAAGGAAAAGTTGAGATAA